The Cyclobacteriaceae bacterium genome includes a region encoding these proteins:
- a CDS encoding ROK family protein gives MSDTKKHLWGIDLGGTKAEGVVLGSGGLSDILFRDRVPTGAENGYDHILSQIDKLVRMMESKMGYRPESLGICTPGTLDPATGTMKGCNSECMNGQPMKDDLKKLLKMNVFIANDANCFALAEARMGVVKEKYPNATVVFGVIMGTGVGGGLVVDGRVINGLHGIGGEWGHNFLDESGGPCYCGKSGCVEKVLSGPSLERYYFSVTGEKKSLKEIYTLYKQGDKIGTQTIQRMSFFFGKAISVITNIIDPDVIVIGGGVGNIDEIYTDGVASLKNFIFNDKVVSTPIVKPMLGDSAGVFGAAYLTI, from the coding sequence ATGAGCGATACAAAGAAACATTTGTGGGGAATTGATCTGGGAGGCACGAAAGCAGAAGGAGTTGTGCTGGGCTCTGGCGGGCTTAGCGATATTCTCTTTCGTGACAGAGTTCCGACAGGCGCTGAGAATGGATATGATCACATCCTTTCGCAGATCGATAAGCTTGTAAGGATGATGGAATCCAAAATGGGTTATCGTCCGGAAAGTTTAGGCATCTGCACACCCGGAACTCTTGATCCGGCAACGGGTACCATGAAGGGTTGCAATTCAGAATGTATGAATGGCCAGCCGATGAAGGACGATTTGAAAAAGTTATTGAAGATGAATGTCTTCATTGCAAATGATGCAAATTGTTTCGCTCTCGCAGAAGCAAGGATGGGTGTTGTAAAAGAAAAGTATCCCAATGCCACAGTAGTATTTGGTGTTATCATGGGTACTGGTGTGGGCGGTGGATTGGTGGTGGATGGAAGAGTGATCAATGGATTGCATGGCATAGGAGGAGAGTGGGGCCACAACTTCCTGGATGAGTCAGGTGGTCCTTGCTATTGCGGCAAAAGTGGTTGTGTCGAAAAAGTATTGTCAGGCCCATCGCTGGAACGATATTACTTTTCAGTGACAGGTGAAAAGAAATCCTTAAAAGAAATTTATACTTTATACAAGCAGGGTGACAAGATTGGAACCCAGACTATCCAGCGGATGTCATTCTTCTTTGGAAAAGCAATAAGCGTCATTACGAATATTATTGACCCGGATGTAATAGTGATCGGAGGTGGCGTTGGAAACATTGATGAGATCTACACAGACGGAGTTGCATCGCTGAAAAACTTCATCTTCAATGATAAAGTTGTCAGCACGCCAATCGTCAAGCCAATGCTGGGCGACAGTGCAGGAGTTTTTGGGGCAGCGTATTTAACGATCTAA
- a CDS encoding carbohydrate kinase, with protein MQSNGYLLGIDVGSSSVKASLVEVKTGKTFASAQSPAEEMPMLSLQPGWAEQDPEMWWEHVIKSVKAAFTKSEIDASHILAIGISYQMHGLVVVDKYLKPLRPSIIWCDSRAVGMGEKAFNSLGENFCLNHYLNSPGNFTAAKLKWVKEMEPALYNSIYKVMLPGDYIAMKMSGETFTTDTGLSEGIFWDYKENRIAFDLLMNFEINEALLSTVVPVFSKQGTLNEKASRELGLKKGTVISYRAGDQPNNAFSLNVLNPGETAATAGTSGVIYSVTDQNVFDIHSRVNTFIHVNNELSRKRNGVLLCVNGTGILNSWMRKNIKGMGASFDYTQMNDIAAVAPIGAGGLSFLPFGNGVERILQNRSVQSSIHGLDFNNHTQSHFLRAAQEGIVFALKYGFEILQDMGLKSNVIRAGYSNMFLSPLFREAFVNTTGATLELYDTDGAKGAALGAGIGAGIYGSFEEAFQGLHMIESRKPESALSEQYSKSYDHWKQILNTQL; from the coding sequence ATGCAATCAAACGGTTATTTATTAGGGATCGATGTGGGGAGTTCCTCGGTGAAGGCCTCTTTGGTTGAGGTTAAAACCGGTAAGACTTTCGCTTCAGCACAATCACCAGCGGAAGAAATGCCGATGCTGTCCCTTCAGCCTGGATGGGCCGAACAGGATCCTGAAATGTGGTGGGAACATGTCATTAAAAGTGTAAAAGCTGCTTTCACAAAATCTGAAATTGATGCATCTCATATTCTCGCAATAGGAATTTCCTATCAGATGCATGGACTTGTCGTTGTTGATAAATATCTCAAGCCCCTTCGACCTTCTATCATCTGGTGTGACAGCCGTGCGGTGGGAATGGGAGAGAAAGCTTTCAATAGTCTTGGAGAAAACTTTTGCCTCAACCATTATCTCAACTCACCGGGAAACTTTACCGCTGCCAAGCTTAAGTGGGTGAAAGAAATGGAGCCTGCTCTTTATAATTCTATTTATAAAGTAATGCTGCCGGGTGATTACATCGCTATGAAAATGAGCGGTGAAACATTTACGACAGATACCGGATTGTCGGAAGGAATTTTCTGGGATTATAAAGAGAACAGAATTGCCTTTGATCTCCTCATGAATTTTGAGATCAATGAAGCGCTCCTCTCAACGGTCGTTCCGGTTTTCTCCAAACAGGGAACTCTGAATGAAAAGGCCTCGCGGGAACTGGGATTAAAAAAAGGAACGGTAATTTCTTACCGCGCAGGAGATCAGCCGAACAATGCCTTCTCCCTGAATGTTTTAAATCCAGGTGAGACAGCAGCAACAGCCGGAACATCAGGTGTCATTTACAGTGTGACCGACCAGAATGTTTTTGATATTCATTCCCGTGTGAACACTTTCATTCATGTAAACAATGAACTCAGCAGAAAGAGAAATGGTGTGTTGCTTTGTGTGAATGGCACGGGCATCCTCAACAGCTGGATGCGCAAGAATATAAAGGGTATGGGTGCCTCATTTGATTATACTCAAATGAATGATATCGCCGCGGTGGCGCCCATCGGTGCAGGAGGATTGAGTTTCCTTCCTTTTGGAAACGGTGTAGAACGCATTCTGCAAAACAGATCTGTTCAATCTTCTATTCATGGACTGGATTTCAACAATCATACACAGTCTCACTTCTTAAGAGCTGCCCAGGAGGGAATTGTCTTTGCTTTGAAGTATGGATTCGAAATTCTACAGGATATGGGATTGAAGTCCAACGTCATTCGTGCAGGATATTCAAACATGTTTTTAAGTCCGTTGTTTCGTGAAGCATTTGTCAACACAACAGGCGCAACGTTGGAACTATATGACACTGATGGAGCCAAAGGTGCTGCATTGGGTGCTGGTATCGGCGCAGGGATCTATGGATCTTTTGAGGAAGCTTTTCAGGGCCTCCATATGATTGAGTCCAGAAAGCCTGAGTCTGCTTTATCAGAACAATATTCAAAATCGTATGATCATTGGAAGCAAATTCTAAATACTCAGCTATGA
- the pgmB gene encoding beta-phosphoglucomutase has translation MIKACIFDLDGVIVDSAHYHFLAWQRLAKELNVPFNINDNERLKGVSRMESLDIILELGKLKMDDATKEKLASKKNAWFVEYINTMKPEEIYPGVKELLQKIRAKGLKTALASSSKNAKTVIQLIKIENEFDAIVDGTMIVNTKPDPEIFLMAASLLKLKPEECLVFEDAEAGVEAAVRGGMKCIGIGSEKQLGKANLVIPRTGDFKVEQLDSL, from the coding sequence GTGATCAAAGCTTGTATTTTCGATTTAGACGGTGTGATTGTTGACAGCGCGCACTACCATTTTCTTGCATGGCAGCGACTTGCAAAAGAACTGAATGTCCCATTTAACATTAATGACAACGAGCGACTCAAAGGAGTAAGCCGTATGGAATCCCTGGACATTATCCTTGAATTGGGTAAGCTCAAAATGGACGATGCAACAAAAGAGAAGCTTGCCTCTAAAAAGAATGCCTGGTTTGTAGAGTATATCAATACAATGAAGCCGGAAGAAATTTATCCGGGTGTTAAAGAACTTCTGCAAAAAATTCGTGCAAAGGGTTTGAAGACTGCGCTTGCTTCCAGTAGCAAGAATGCTAAAACCGTCATACAACTGATTAAGATTGAGAATGAGTTTGACGCAATTGTGGATGGTACCATGATTGTCAATACCAAACCTGATCCTGAAATATTTTTGATGGCGGCTTCTCTCTTAAAACTAAAACCTGAAGAGTGTCTCGTATTTGAAGATGCAGAAGCGGGAGTGGAAGCAGCCGTAAGAGGCGGAATGAAGTGCATTGGTATCGGCTCAGAGAAGCAACTGGGCAAAGCGAATCTTGTCATTCCACGAACCGGAGACTTCAAAGTAGAACAATTGGATTCTTTATAA
- a CDS encoding DUF3179 domain-containing protein — protein MKVILLIIGFLLLISVEILRVYFIMPFPGSQEEETITLAYWLHSNIIFVRIIGLAIIAYPFFYYFRNKGQMVKVFLAVILGFYVMVFYMFNFRYLADQMFLQPKNKVFLDSAANKVLLKQLIVGVTINNESKAYPIEVIGYHHQVRDIVGGEPIMVTYCTVCRSGRIFKPVVDGHDETFRLVGMDHYNAMFEDKSTNSWWRQINGEAIMGPSKGKSLEEIPSAQMSLSEWMKLHPKTTVMQPDTTFSEAYKGLSDYDEGKRKGRLERKDSLSWMEKSWVVGLQIGMDARAYDWIELQNARIVNDVVGGMPVLIAVTPDSISFHSFSRVSDADTLSFELSSNAKNLIDSKTNSLWNWNGQCVSGDLQGKSLKPVQSYQEYWHSWKTFRPQTKQYIVKK, from the coding sequence ATGAAAGTAATTTTATTGATCATCGGATTTTTACTCCTGATTTCAGTGGAGATTTTAAGAGTTTATTTTATTATGCCTTTCCCCGGAAGCCAGGAAGAAGAGACCATCACTCTCGCTTATTGGCTTCACAGCAATATTATCTTCGTTCGCATCATTGGTCTTGCGATCATAGCGTATCCTTTCTTTTACTATTTCAGGAATAAGGGACAAATGGTCAAGGTGTTCCTTGCAGTGATCCTCGGCTTTTATGTAATGGTATTTTACATGTTTAATTTCCGCTACCTGGCGGATCAGATGTTCCTCCAGCCAAAGAACAAAGTATTTCTTGATTCGGCTGCCAATAAGGTTCTTCTTAAACAGCTTATTGTTGGTGTTACAATTAACAATGAAAGCAAAGCATATCCGATTGAGGTGATCGGTTATCATCATCAGGTACGCGACATCGTTGGTGGTGAACCGATCATGGTTACGTATTGCACGGTTTGTCGTTCCGGGCGCATCTTTAAGCCTGTGGTCGATGGTCATGATGAAACTTTCAGATTGGTGGGTATGGATCATTACAACGCCATGTTTGAAGATAAGAGCACCAATAGCTGGTGGCGTCAGATCAATGGAGAAGCAATTATGGGACCTTCAAAAGGAAAATCCCTGGAGGAAATTCCCTCAGCACAAATGAGCTTGTCAGAGTGGATGAAACTGCATCCGAAAACTACTGTCATGCAGCCTGATACAACTTTTTCGGAAGCATATAAAGGACTCTCGGATTATGATGAAGGAAAAAGAAAGGGGAGACTGGAGCGAAAAGATTCTCTTTCCTGGATGGAAAAATCATGGGTGGTGGGTCTTCAGATTGGAATGGATGCAAGAGCGTATGATTGGATAGAACTTCAGAATGCCCGGATCGTCAATGATGTGGTGGGTGGAATGCCTGTACTGATTGCAGTCACACCGGATTCAATCTCTTTCCATTCATTCAGTCGCGTTTCAGATGCTGATACTCTTTCATTTGAATTAAGCAGCAATGCAAAGAATCTGATTGATTCCAAAACCAATTCACTTTGGAACTGGAACGGACAATGCGTCTCAGGAGATCTTCAGGGTAAATCTTTAAAGCCTGTTCAATCTTATCAGGAGTATTGGCATTCATGGAAGACTTTCAGACCACAAACCAAACAGTACATCGTGAAAAAATGA
- a CDS encoding glycoside hydrolase family 65 protein: protein MKNYIKHHEWQIIEEGFDPHLNRISESLFSLGNGRMGQRANFEEEYSGETHQGNYVAGVYYPDKTRVGWWKNGYPEYFAKVLNAPSWIGIHIKIGRISLDLAKCKVSDFRRVLDMKQGLLHRSFTATLSGGKKLKIDAKRFCSMADGEVGAIRYSITPVNFSSAATITLAVDADVVNKDSNYDEKFWNEISKESSSGLALVTAETKKTGFHVSTGMAYAITTDGKPVKGIVKASRKEKYADNTVGIKLKMGAETVIYKYGVILSSENHPKPKMNQLAKKKLKEARVKGYDKLFASHKSVWASTWEKCDITIEGDAAAQQGIRFNIFQLMQTYTGADERLNIGPKGFTGEKYGGSTYWDTEAYCLPFYLGTSDPKVARNLLVYRYKHLPRAIENGGKLGFTNGAALYPMVTMNGEECHNEWEITFEEIHRNGAIAFAIFDYIRYTGDEEYLSEYGLEVLIGISRFWAQRVNWSENQQKYVMLGVTGPNEYENNSNNNWYTNMFAAWTLNYTLKAVEQVRKRSTGRYDKILAKTRLNEKSELTKWKDIADKMYYPEDKQRGVYLQQDGFLDKQLLTVKDLRPEDRPLNQKWSWDRILRSCFIKQADVLQGFYFFEDKFDNATLKRNFDFYEPMTVHESSLSPCVHVILASKLGYKEKAYEMYLRTSRLDLDDYNNDTEDGCHITSMAGTWMSVVKGFGGMRVNDGKIHLTPYIPDQWKSYSFRLEFRGRVIKVKVSKDKTETILESGEPMDIMLNDKSIQLKK from the coding sequence ATGAAGAATTATATCAAGCATCACGAGTGGCAGATTATTGAAGAGGGATTTGACCCTCATTTAAATAGAATTTCTGAAAGTCTCTTTAGTTTGGGAAATGGTCGCATGGGCCAGCGCGCAAACTTTGAAGAAGAATATTCAGGTGAGACTCATCAGGGAAATTATGTCGCAGGAGTTTACTATCCGGACAAGACGCGTGTAGGATGGTGGAAGAATGGATATCCTGAATACTTTGCTAAAGTTCTGAATGCTCCAAGCTGGATCGGCATTCACATTAAGATAGGAAGGATCAGTCTTGATCTTGCCAAATGTAAGGTCTCTGACTTCAGGAGAGTGCTGGATATGAAGCAGGGACTTCTTCACCGAAGCTTTACTGCGACATTGTCAGGAGGAAAGAAGTTGAAGATTGATGCGAAACGCTTTTGCTCCATGGCCGACGGCGAAGTAGGTGCCATCCGTTACTCCATCACGCCTGTCAACTTTTCTTCTGCCGCTACCATCACGCTTGCAGTGGATGCGGATGTTGTGAACAAGGATTCTAATTATGATGAGAAATTCTGGAATGAGATTTCAAAAGAATCTTCCAGTGGATTAGCCCTTGTAACAGCTGAAACAAAAAAGACTGGCTTTCATGTTTCGACAGGAATGGCGTATGCTATCACCACCGATGGGAAGCCTGTAAAGGGTATTGTTAAAGCAAGTCGTAAAGAGAAGTATGCAGACAATACTGTAGGAATAAAACTGAAGATGGGAGCAGAGACCGTAATTTATAAGTACGGAGTAATACTTTCATCTGAAAATCATCCTAAGCCAAAGATGAATCAGCTTGCTAAAAAGAAATTAAAAGAGGCACGTGTAAAAGGCTATGATAAACTCTTTGCTTCTCATAAGTCTGTGTGGGCAAGCACCTGGGAGAAATGTGATATCACCATTGAAGGGGACGCAGCAGCACAGCAGGGAATTCGTTTCAATATTTTTCAACTGATGCAAACCTATACCGGTGCTGATGAAAGACTGAATATCGGACCGAAAGGATTTACCGGAGAGAAATATGGTGGCAGCACTTATTGGGATACAGAAGCGTACTGCCTGCCATTCTACTTAGGCACCTCTGATCCAAAAGTAGCCCGTAATCTATTGGTTTACAGGTATAAGCACCTGCCTCGTGCCATTGAAAATGGTGGAAAGCTCGGCTTCACCAATGGAGCTGCACTCTATCCCATGGTGACCATGAACGGTGAAGAGTGTCACAATGAGTGGGAGATCACCTTTGAAGAGATACATCGCAATGGTGCAATAGCTTTCGCGATCTTCGATTACATAAGATACACCGGTGATGAGGAATATCTTTCTGAATACGGACTGGAAGTATTAATTGGCATTTCCCGCTTCTGGGCTCAGCGTGTTAACTGGTCCGAGAATCAACAGAAGTATGTCATGCTGGGAGTTACCGGCCCAAATGAATACGAGAATAACTCCAATAACAACTGGTATACTAATATGTTCGCTGCATGGACATTGAATTATACCCTGAAAGCAGTTGAGCAGGTGAGAAAAAGAAGTACTGGCCGTTATGATAAGATCCTCGCAAAGACCAGGCTTAACGAAAAGTCTGAGCTAACAAAGTGGAAGGATATTGCAGACAAGATGTATTATCCGGAAGATAAACAACGTGGTGTTTACCTGCAGCAGGATGGATTCCTGGATAAGCAATTACTGACCGTGAAAGATCTTCGCCCTGAGGACCGACCTCTCAATCAAAAATGGTCATGGGATAGGATCCTTCGTTCCTGCTTCATCAAGCAGGCAGATGTATTACAAGGCTTTTACTTCTTTGAAGATAAATTCGATAACGCAACACTCAAACGTAATTTTGATTTCTATGAACCGATGACCGTTCATGAATCATCTCTTTCTCCCTGTGTGCACGTGATCCTCGCATCAAAGCTTGGTTATAAGGAGAAGGCTTATGAAATGTATCTGAGAACTTCCCGACTGGATCTTGATGATTACAATAACGATACAGAAGATGGATGTCATATCACTTCCATGGCGGGTACATGGATGAGTGTCGTAAAAGGTTTTGGTGGTATGCGCGTGAACGATGGGAAAATTCATCTGACGCCCTACATTCCAGATCAATGGAAGTCATATTCCTTCCGGCTTGAATTCAGAGGAAGGGTCATAAAAGTCAAGGTATCAAAGGATAAAACAGAGACCATTCTTGAATCCGGAGAACCTATGGACATTATGTTGAATGACAAGAGCATTCAATTGAAGAAGTAA
- the glpK gene encoding glycerol kinase GlpK produces the protein MAAKYIIALDQGTTSSRAVLFDEKGQIKGIAQQEFRQIFPQSGWVEHDPEEIWQTQLGVLLKLIQDNKIKPDSIAAIGITNQRETTVIWDRKTGVPVYNAIVWQDKRTAPICEELKSKGLTDHVRNTTGLVIDSYFSATKIKWILESIDGVKARAEKGELAFGTIDTWLIWKLTGGKVHVTDYSNASRTMLYNIRDLKWDERMLKELSIPSSLLPEVKPSSHLFGSWSMDGINIPIAGVAGDQQAALFGQACFEPGMAKNTYGTGCFMLMNTGNKIQLSKNGLITTIAWGLDGKVEYALEGSVFIAGAAVQWLRDSMHLIDQSKDSEYFAAKALGSNEVYVVPAFAGLGAPYWDMYARGAIFGLTRDTGKDHIIKATLESLAFQTKDILNAMQEDAGLKLASLKVDGGACANNILMQFQADILDTKVERPEVIESTAMGAAFLAGIQIGLWKKETIISNRKIQKTFMPAMEGSVRDKLYRGWQKAVERTMKWVD, from the coding sequence ATGGCAGCAAAGTATATTATCGCTCTTGATCAGGGAACAACAAGTTCCCGTGCAGTTCTGTTTGATGAAAAAGGTCAGATAAAAGGAATCGCTCAGCAGGAGTTCAGACAAATATTTCCTCAATCTGGTTGGGTCGAACATGATCCGGAAGAGATATGGCAAACTCAATTGGGAGTTCTATTGAAATTGATTCAGGACAATAAGATAAAACCCGATTCAATTGCGGCCATTGGAATTACAAATCAGCGCGAAACCACTGTTATCTGGGATCGAAAGACAGGAGTGCCGGTTTATAATGCAATTGTCTGGCAGGATAAACGAACAGCTCCCATTTGTGAAGAATTGAAATCGAAAGGTCTTACAGATCATGTCCGCAATACTACCGGACTGGTCATCGATTCATATTTTTCAGCAACCAAGATCAAATGGATTCTGGAATCAATAGATGGCGTAAAAGCCCGCGCTGAAAAAGGCGAACTTGCCTTTGGTACAATTGACACATGGCTCATCTGGAAACTGACAGGCGGGAAGGTGCATGTTACTGATTATTCAAATGCATCCAGAACGATGCTTTATAATATTCGTGACCTGAAGTGGGATGAAAGAATGTTAAAGGAATTATCCATTCCATCATCGTTGTTGCCTGAGGTAAAACCATCCTCACATCTTTTTGGATCATGGTCAATGGATGGTATTAACATTCCGATTGCAGGTGTTGCGGGAGATCAGCAGGCCGCTTTATTTGGTCAGGCATGCTTTGAACCGGGCATGGCGAAGAATACTTATGGTACAGGATGCTTCATGTTGATGAATACAGGTAACAAGATTCAGCTTTCAAAGAATGGTCTCATTACAACGATCGCATGGGGACTCGATGGTAAAGTTGAATATGCATTGGAGGGCAGTGTGTTCATTGCAGGTGCCGCTGTTCAATGGCTGCGTGATAGCATGCATCTTATCGACCAGTCAAAGGATTCAGAATACTTCGCTGCAAAAGCGCTGGGATCAAATGAGGTTTATGTTGTTCCTGCTTTCGCGGGATTGGGAGCTCCTTATTGGGACATGTATGCCAGAGGTGCGATCTTCGGATTAACCAGAGATACTGGCAAAGACCATATTATAAAAGCAACTCTGGAATCACTTGCATTTCAGACAAAGGACATTCTCAATGCAATGCAGGAAGATGCGGGTTTGAAGCTCGCAAGTTTGAAAGTAGATGGAGGTGCCTGTGCAAACAATATACTCATGCAATTTCAGGCAGATATTCTGGATACAAAAGTTGAACGACCGGAAGTGATAGAGTCAACAGCAATGGGTGCTGCTTTCCTTGCGGGGATCCAGATTGGTCTGTGGAAAAAGGAAACCATCATCAGCAATCGTAAGATTCAAAAAACTTTTATGCCTGCAATGGAAGGTTCTGTTCGTGATAAGCTTTACAGAGGATGGCAGAAGGCGGTGGAGAGAACCATGAAATGGGTTGACTGA
- a CDS encoding glycerol-3-phosphate dehydrogenase/oxidase: protein MSFSALDREKTINTLKSESFDLLVIGGGITGAGIALDAASRGLKTALVEKNDFAFGTSSRSTKLIHGGLRYLKQLEFALVKEVGSERAIVHRLAAHLVVPEKMLLPLYEKRGLGYWLTSIGLKIYDWLAGVKPEDQRKMLTKLQTINHEPLLKNDDIKGGAIYAEYRTDDARLTIEIAKAASAKGALMVNYMRVTDFEYQDEHVTGVNLKDELSGAVMNLKARTIINAAGPWVDELRELNHSKQNKHLHLTKGVHIVVPYHRLPVRQAIYFDVPDGRMIFAIPRGRITYIGTTDTDYSGDKENVFTTKEDARYLVDAVNETFPSTHLTLADIESCWAGLRPLIHEEGKSASELSRKDEIFESSSGLISIAGGKLTGYRKMAERVVDLIAKKKFEERMLPECTTDSILLAGGGLKNISDVAKYNREIAARVETLGLKGDHAAYLVHLYGKQSDTIINYALDHKLEDPEITLALAELWYGVNNEMVVKATDFYVRRTGLLYFNIHRMNKIKEPVLLALKSYFRWDDSRLKKEQEEIELLTTQTLNFKN, encoded by the coding sequence ATGAGCTTTTCAGCATTAGATAGGGAGAAGACAATCAACACACTTAAATCAGAGTCGTTTGATTTGCTGGTGATCGGAGGTGGGATCACAGGTGCTGGAATTGCATTGGATGCCGCATCACGCGGATTGAAAACTGCATTGGTAGAGAAGAATGATTTCGCTTTTGGAACCAGCAGTCGTTCAACAAAGCTTATTCATGGTGGACTCCGCTATTTAAAGCAACTGGAATTCGCATTGGTAAAAGAAGTTGGAAGCGAACGCGCCATTGTACACAGGCTTGCAGCGCATCTGGTAGTTCCGGAGAAGATGTTGCTCCCTTTGTATGAAAAAAGAGGATTGGGGTATTGGCTGACTTCTATTGGATTGAAGATCTATGACTGGCTTGCTGGAGTAAAGCCTGAAGATCAGCGTAAAATGCTCACCAAGCTTCAGACGATCAATCATGAACCGTTGCTAAAGAATGATGATATTAAAGGTGGGGCTATCTATGCTGAGTATCGCACGGATGACGCAAGACTGACAATAGAAATTGCAAAGGCTGCCAGCGCGAAAGGAGCGTTGATGGTAAATTACATGCGCGTCACAGATTTTGAGTATCAGGATGAGCATGTAACTGGAGTTAATTTGAAGGATGAATTATCCGGTGCGGTTATGAATTTAAAAGCACGGACAATCATCAATGCTGCCGGTCCCTGGGTAGATGAATTGCGTGAATTGAATCATTCAAAACAAAATAAGCATCTGCATCTTACAAAGGGTGTGCATATTGTTGTTCCTTATCACCGGTTGCCGGTGCGTCAGGCAATCTATTTTGATGTGCCAGATGGTCGGATGATCTTCGCTATTCCCAGAGGCCGGATCACCTATATTGGAACAACGGATACTGATTATAGTGGAGACAAGGAAAATGTATTCACGACAAAGGAGGACGCACGCTATCTTGTTGATGCAGTCAACGAAACGTTCCCTTCTACACATCTTACACTGGCTGACATTGAATCCTGCTGGGCCGGTCTCCGTCCATTGATACATGAAGAAGGTAAATCTGCATCAGAGCTTTCACGCAAAGATGAAATATTTGAATCATCTTCCGGATTGATTTCAATCGCTGGCGGAAAGCTGACAGGGTACAGAAAGATGGCGGAAAGAGTTGTGGATCTTATCGCCAAAAAGAAATTCGAGGAGAGAATGCTTCCGGAATGTACAACGGATTCGATTCTGCTGGCAGGTGGTGGCCTGAAGAACATCAGCGATGTAGCAAAATACAATCGTGAAATCGCCGCTCGTGTAGAGACCCTTGGGCTGAAGGGAGATCATGCAGCATATTTGGTTCACCTGTATGGAAAGCAATCTGACACGATCATTAATTACGCACTGGACCATAAGCTTGAGGATCCTGAAATCACTCTGGCGCTTGCTGAGCTCTGGTATGGAGTCAATAATGAAATGGTTGTAAAGGCTACCGATTTTTATGTAAGAAGAACAGGGCTTTTGTATTTTAATATTCATCGAATGAATAAGATCAAAGAACCTGTATTGTTGGCTTTGAAAAGCTATTTCAGATGGGATGACAGCAGACTGAAAAAAGAACAGGAAGAAATTGAACTATTGACAACACAAACATTGAATTTCAAGAACTAG
- a CDS encoding carbohydrate kinase family protein, whose translation MKRIAILGPIPRDHIVTHNGDLIQKWGCVTHPVIALSVLGGDKNEIIPVSHLRSVDLDNVKEVFHGYKGINLKHMTTKNDQGDIISLRFLDMNNRLERQTGFMDPIMPEDMTRLLDCKVFVFIPISDYEISLDTLKFLKKKSDGIIVFDAHGPTTACLVTGERQRKFWIDRDQWLPYIDVLKMNLEEAQASWFKKEYESTDFATSEELDRDNLRAFAEHCLSKGVKCVYITVDSRGCLVYYKERGKIKEEMVPAIKVSNVIDTTGCGDSFAGGVGYGLMLKPKDYVGAAKFGNTLGALRTQGKTFGVFKNLAETKKIMEQGYIRPN comes from the coding sequence ATGAAACGCATTGCTATACTCGGACCGATTCCAAGAGATCATATCGTCACACACAATGGTGACCTGATTCAAAAATGGGGTTGCGTTACACATCCCGTCATTGCCTTATCTGTTCTTGGGGGTGATAAGAATGAGATCATTCCGGTTTCACACCTTCGCTCTGTGGATCTCGACAACGTTAAAGAAGTGTTTCATGGCTATAAGGGTATCAACCTGAAGCACATGACCACCAAAAATGATCAGGGTGATATCATAAGCCTTCGTTTTCTGGATATGAATAACCGCCTTGAGCGCCAGACAGGTTTCATGGATCCCATCATGCCGGAGGATATGACACGACTGCTTGATTGCAAAGTGTTTGTATTTATACCGATCAGCGACTACGAAATATCGCTCGACACACTGAAATTCCTTAAAAAGAAAAGTGATGGCATTATTGTATTTGATGCACATGGACCCACAACTGCTTGCCTGGTCACCGGCGAGCGTCAACGCAAATTCTGGATCGATCGTGACCAGTGGCTTCCTTATATAGATGTGTTAAAAATGAATCTTGAGGAAGCGCAGGCATCATGGTTCAAAAAGGAATATGAGTCGACTGATTTTGCCACCAGCGAAGAGCTGGATAGAGACAACCTCCGTGCCTTTGCAGAGCATTGTCTTTCGAAGGGAGTGAAGTGCGTCTATATCACCGTCGATTCAAGAGGATGTCTGGTGTACTATAAAGAGCGCGGAAAGATCAAAGAGGAAATGGTTCCAGCTATTAAGGTCAGTAATGTAATTGATACTACCGGTTGTGGTGACTCTTTTGCAGGAGGCGTCGGTTATGGATTAATGCTGAAGCCTAAGGACTACGTAGGTGCAGCAAAGTTTGGCAACACCTTAGGAGCATTGCGCACACAAGGAAAGACTTTTGGTGTATTCAAGAATCTTGCGGAAACAAAAAAAATCATGGAACAGGGTTATATTCGCCCGAATTAA